A section of the Methanoregula formicica SMSP genome encodes:
- the larC gene encoding nickel pincer cofactor biosynthesis protein LarC: protein MRVLILDPFHGAAGDMITAALLDCGADRNIVVRAMKAVVAEPKISRVTRAGIQALRIETKALPVHRTLSEVLERLDTAAPHVPALAMARRVFERINAAEEEVHGGHVHFHEIGADDAIADIVGACTALHTLGIDRVHILPVTLGHGTGTGSHGTFPIPAPATAAILRHANLSTISGVHAGELCTPTGAALLAEFQAAAGAPGELPAYTIKALGYGAGTRDPAHAPNVLRAMVVETTGTNSGNPEDTVDILETNVDDVSGEVIAHAIARFMDAGARDASAIPIVMKKGRPGYLIRVICLPETSTKIAELMAMELGTLGIRCIPSVHRFIAERTVEEIEVEIAGTTKKCPVKLGWMHGSVYMLKAEFEPARIFSSEVGIPVREVLRIIEETAWKQVRK from the coding sequence ATGAGAGTCCTCATTCTCGACCCTTTCCACGGTGCAGCGGGAGACATGATCACCGCTGCCCTGCTGGACTGTGGGGCGGACCGTAATATCGTCGTGCGGGCGATGAAGGCCGTGGTAGCGGAGCCGAAGATCTCCCGCGTGACCCGGGCCGGGATCCAGGCACTCCGGATCGAGACGAAAGCCCTGCCTGTTCATCGCACACTATCAGAGGTGCTGGAGCGTCTCGATACTGCCGCTCCCCATGTCCCGGCGCTGGCGATGGCCCGGCGGGTCTTCGAACGGATCAATGCCGCAGAGGAAGAGGTACATGGCGGCCACGTCCACTTCCACGAAATCGGGGCCGATGATGCAATCGCGGATATCGTCGGGGCCTGCACCGCTCTCCACACTCTTGGTATCGACCGGGTCCATATCCTGCCAGTTACGCTCGGTCATGGAACCGGCACCGGATCCCATGGCACCTTCCCCATCCCTGCACCGGCAACAGCGGCAATCCTCCGGCATGCGAATCTCTCCACGATCTCCGGGGTACACGCGGGGGAGCTCTGCACCCCCACCGGTGCTGCACTCCTGGCCGAGTTCCAGGCAGCCGCGGGTGCTCCCGGTGAGTTACCGGCATACACCATCAAAGCCCTCGGTTACGGGGCCGGGACCCGGGACCCGGCCCATGCGCCCAACGTGTTACGTGCGATGGTTGTAGAGACAACAGGCACCAATAGTGGGAACCCTGAGGACACGGTCGATATCCTCGAAACGAATGTTGACGATGTGAGCGGCGAGGTGATCGCCCACGCGATCGCCCGGTTCATGGATGCCGGCGCAAGGGATGCAAGCGCAATCCCCATCGTCATGAAGAAAGGCCGGCCGGGCTACCTGATCCGGGTGATCTGCCTACCGGAGACGAGCACGAAGATCGCTGAACTGATGGCCATGGAGCTCGGGACGCTGGGCATCCGCTGCATACCTTCCGTCCACCGGTTCATCGCGGAGCGGACGGTTGAAGAGATCGAGGTGGAGATTGCCGGAACGACAAAGAAGTGTCCGGTAAAACTGGGGTGGATGCATGGCTCGGTCTACATGCTCAAGGCGGAGTTCGAGCCGGCGCGGATCTTTTCTTCTGAAGTTGGTATCCCGGTTCGTGAGGTGCTCCGGATTATTGAGGAGACGGCCTGGAAGCAGGTGCGGAAATAA
- a CDS encoding PAS domain S-box protein — MALRREITARLTNLLRKNPQGLSITEIVKKIDINRNTAGRYLDNLLISGQVEMRHFGMAKIYRLSERLPVSSVLSLSSEFVMQVDAGLRIVYLNGPFVRLIGSEEKEVTGKNIEFTKIPSFFDNNYPRLLASIQEGTSGTPSRGELDLPSCERSFSYRIVPIVFTNGQKGASLIFEDITDRKHGEALLRESEEKFRALFNNASDMITLHGLTETREHGTYIEVNDATCRKLKYTRKELLMMTPRDLVAPDSPTGIGTNARILMEESHITAETILLTKDGQRIPVELNIHLFEFKGRTVALAIIRDVTLRRKVEAQLRLMKTSIDSAYDEVFWMDMAGNFLYVNEAACRETGYSREELMAMTVFDLDPDFSPGRWEESVADLRKNKKQFFQTRHRRKDGVIIQVEIGSVYVTREKEEISVCFVRNITERNRIEAALKESEARYRSLAEASQDMIFVVDRDDRVLYVNRRAAAFHHITPDEMIGKPRSEFFPSDVSAGQLRGLRQVFSSGEPVRSESPMATPDGEILWFDHALMPISDATDNITSVLGVSRDITKRVVAEQEQRMNEEKNRFIAEHSVDIIHRLDPHCVLLYTSPSVKTLLGYEPGEVLGKSVLPMIHPDDLPGVMQDLHGIYETGQQTIISTFRFRHKDGQYILFESTTRIIRDHDGTVKEFLNISRDISGREK, encoded by the coding sequence ATGGCATTGCGGAGGGAGATCACTGCGAGGCTCACCAATCTTCTGCGGAAGAACCCGCAGGGGCTCAGTATCACGGAGATTGTAAAAAAGATCGATATCAACCGGAACACCGCAGGCCGTTACCTTGACAACCTTCTCATCTCCGGGCAGGTCGAGATGCGCCATTTCGGGATGGCCAAGATCTACCGCCTCTCCGAGCGGTTGCCGGTCTCTTCGGTCCTCTCCCTCTCCTCCGAGTTCGTGATGCAGGTAGACGCCGGCCTCCGTATTGTGTATCTCAACGGACCGTTTGTCCGGCTCATCGGCTCAGAGGAGAAAGAAGTTACCGGAAAAAATATCGAGTTCACCAAGATCCCTTCCTTTTTCGATAACAACTATCCCCGGCTCCTCGCATCCATCCAGGAGGGAACTTCCGGGACACCCTCCCGGGGCGAACTGGACCTTCCCTCATGCGAACGCTCCTTCTCGTACCGCATTGTTCCCATCGTCTTTACAAACGGGCAGAAGGGAGCCTCCCTCATCTTTGAGGATATCACCGACAGGAAACACGGGGAAGCTCTCCTCCGCGAGAGCGAAGAAAAGTTTCGTGCCCTCTTCAACAATGCCAGCGACATGATCACGTTACACGGGCTCACCGAAACCAGGGAGCATGGAACCTATATCGAGGTGAACGATGCTACCTGCCGGAAACTGAAGTACACCCGGAAAGAACTTCTGATGATGACGCCGCGGGATCTCGTTGCCCCGGACTCTCCGACAGGTATTGGTACGAATGCCCGCATACTGATGGAAGAGAGCCACATTACAGCGGAGACAATTCTCCTTACGAAAGATGGCCAAAGAATCCCCGTTGAGCTCAATATTCATTTGTTCGAATTCAAGGGCAGAACCGTAGCCCTTGCAATAATCCGGGATGTTACCCTGCGCCGGAAGGTCGAAGCCCAGCTCCGGCTCATGAAGACCTCCATCGACAGCGCATACGACGAGGTCTTCTGGATGGATATGGCGGGAAACTTTCTCTATGTCAATGAGGCTGCCTGCCGGGAGACCGGGTATTCGCGGGAGGAACTGATGGCAATGACTGTATTCGATCTCGACCCGGACTTTTCACCGGGGAGGTGGGAGGAGTCGGTTGCGGACCTGCGGAAGAATAAAAAACAGTTCTTCCAGACACGGCACCGGAGAAAGGATGGCGTTATCATTCAGGTAGAGATCGGTTCGGTTTATGTGACGCGCGAGAAAGAGGAGATCTCGGTCTGCTTTGTCCGTAATATTACGGAACGCAACCGGATCGAGGCTGCGTTAAAGGAGAGCGAGGCCCGGTACCGCTCCCTTGCAGAGGCATCCCAGGACATGATCTTCGTTGTTGACCGCGATGACCGGGTACTTTACGTCAACCGGCGGGCGGCAGCTTTCCACCATATTACCCCGGATGAGATGATAGGAAAGCCAAGAAGCGAATTCTTCCCCTCCGATGTCTCTGCTGGCCAGCTCAGGGGACTCCGGCAGGTCTTTTCTTCTGGTGAGCCCGTGAGGAGCGAGAGCCCCATGGCAACACCTGACGGGGAAATCCTGTGGTTCGACCATGCCCTGATGCCCATTTCAGACGCCACGGACAACATCACGTCCGTGCTCGGTGTTTCGCGTGACATCACAAAGCGCGTTGTCGCCGAGCAGGAGCAGCGGATGAACGAGGAGAAGAACCGTTTCATCGCTGAGCACAGCGTGGACATTATTCACCGGCTGGATCCGCACTGTGTTTTGCTGTACACCTCCCCCTCCGTAAAGACACTCCTCGGGTATGAGCCGGGGGAAGTACTGGGGAAGTCTGTCCTTCCCATGATCCATCCCGATGACCTTCCGGGCGTGATGCAGGATCTCCACGGGATTTACGAAACCGGACAACAAACCATCATATCGACATTCCGGTTCCGGCATAAGGACGGGCAGTACATCCTCTTTGAGTCAACGACCCGCATCATCCGCGACCATGACGGGACAGTGAAGGAGTTTTTGAATATCTCCCGCGACATCTCAGGCAGGGAGAAGTAA
- a CDS encoding radical SAM protein, whose translation MTGCGGKLARLTSQSQYDICVPGECMQQLSTEICITRNPHAAGCNRLLKVLLHGSCSYDCAYCSVRLDRSHHSFAPHELAEIVHEQYRNNLTGGLFLSSGVPHDTDDVMDGLIETARILRGRGYPGYLHLKVLPGASRDDIREAARLADCISLNVETTGESRLRFLSGIKDYANDIIKRIGWIADAAPGRFMTQLVIGAAGETDREIFDCISSLYGQMHPSRIYYSGFHSLPKTRLSSHESTPAWRPRRWYQVDSLIREYGFSRKELLPLLDDNGILPNDDPKALLARGSDPVDLNSASFADLIRVPGIGPTTARTIIASREDRWIRGPDDLDMDAACLKRAMPYLAFEGTPRQATLALFG comes from the coding sequence ATGACCGGATGCGGAGGAAAGCTGGCCCGGCTGACATCACAAAGCCAGTATGACATCTGTGTTCCCGGGGAGTGTATGCAGCAGCTCTCGACAGAGATCTGCATCACCCGCAACCCGCACGCAGCCGGGTGCAACCGGCTGCTCAAGGTGCTCCTCCATGGCAGCTGTTCGTATGACTGCGCCTACTGTTCGGTCCGTCTCGACCGTTCGCACCACTCGTTTGCGCCCCATGAGCTGGCAGAGATCGTCCACGAACAGTACCGGAACAACCTTACCGGAGGGCTCTTTCTGAGTTCCGGAGTGCCACACGACACCGATGACGTGATGGACGGGCTCATCGAGACGGCCAGGATCCTCAGAGGCCGGGGTTACCCGGGGTACCTGCACCTGAAGGTCCTTCCCGGGGCGAGCCGTGATGACATCCGTGAGGCTGCACGGCTTGCGGACTGCATCAGCCTCAATGTCGAGACAACCGGGGAGAGCCGGCTCCGGTTCCTGTCGGGGATCAAGGACTATGCGAACGATATCATCAAGCGGATCGGCTGGATCGCCGATGCTGCTCCGGGACGTTTCATGACACAGCTCGTTATTGGGGCCGCGGGGGAAACCGACAGGGAGATCTTCGATTGCATTTCCTCGCTCTACGGGCAGATGCACCCGTCGCGGATCTATTATTCCGGTTTCCATTCCCTGCCAAAGACCCGGCTTTCCTCCCATGAAAGCACACCTGCGTGGCGACCGCGACGCTGGTACCAGGTCGACAGCCTCATACGGGAATACGGCTTTTCACGAAAGGAACTTCTCCCTCTCCTGGACGACAACGGGATTCTCCCCAATGACGACCCGAAAGCACTCCTTGCCCGCGGCAGCGATCCGGTTGACCTGAACTCAGCCTCTTTCGCTGATCTGATCCGGGTCCCGGGTATCGGTCCAACCACCGCACGCACCATCATTGCATCACGGGAGGATCGATGGATCCGTGGTCCTGATGATCTGGATATGGACGCGGCCTGCCTGAAGCGGGCTATGCCGTACCTGGCCTTTGAAGGAACCCCGCGCCAGGCAACCCTTGCCCTGTTCGGTTGA
- a CDS encoding GNAT family N-acetyltransferase — MKTPLQTKRLSLIPATREILEADLNDREQLSSLLDATIPAGWPQPLMDEGVIREFLRMMKDPAEPLFAAWYWVLDDTATGTGILIGNGGILSAEGHPNTAVLGYSVLEEFWNRGYATEAVGALIPVIFSLPGIRGIIATTYPHLTASIRVLEKNGFVRTDEVPSGVGAEEGTICYLREKQGPVSGRE; from the coding sequence ATGAAAACGCCCCTGCAAACAAAACGGCTATCCCTCATTCCGGCAACCCGGGAGATCCTTGAAGCGGACCTGAACGACAGGGAGCAACTCTCCTCTCTTCTTGATGCAACGATACCGGCGGGATGGCCGCAGCCGCTCATGGATGAGGGAGTTATCCGCGAGTTTCTCCGGATGATGAAGGATCCGGCAGAACCACTCTTTGCCGCATGGTACTGGGTGCTCGACGATACGGCAACAGGGACAGGGATACTTATCGGAAACGGAGGCATCCTTTCGGCAGAAGGGCACCCGAATACCGCTGTTCTCGGGTATTCGGTGCTGGAAGAGTTCTGGAACCGGGGTTACGCAACCGAAGCCGTCGGCGCACTCATCCCGGTCATCTTCTCCCTTCCAGGCATACGGGGGATCATTGCAACAACCTATCCCCATCTTACCGCATCCATCCGGGTGCTGGAGAAGAACGGGTTTGTCAGGACTGATGAAGTCCCTTCAGGTGTCGGGGCTGAAGAGGGGACCATCTGCTACCTGCGGGAAAAACAGGGGCCCGTTTCCGGCCGGGAATAA
- the radB gene encoding DNA repair and recombination protein RadB encodes MKTEKRTTGNAALDALLGGGLELRTITQFYGEPASGKSTLCLVAAIACLRAGHVVAWIDSEGFSTERFRQIAGEDTEKIAERFFLFEPVDFEHQGSMILEVEKVLKAHKPGLLAIDSATALYRTDLEKGRDAMQALTRQMIHLLGYAKRYEIPVIITNQVYMDTIKNTFYGLGGTALEHISKVIVRLEKTDKPGLRRARLVKHRSRPEGASFEYEITGDGISVR; translated from the coding sequence ATGAAGACCGAGAAACGAACCACCGGGAATGCAGCACTCGATGCCCTGCTGGGCGGCGGGCTTGAGCTCAGAACGATCACGCAGTTTTACGGTGAGCCCGCGAGCGGCAAGAGTACGCTCTGTCTCGTTGCCGCGATAGCCTGCCTCCGGGCCGGCCATGTGGTTGCCTGGATCGATTCGGAGGGATTCTCGACCGAACGGTTCCGGCAGATCGCGGGTGAAGACACCGAGAAGATTGCGGAGCGCTTTTTCCTCTTCGAGCCGGTCGATTTCGAGCACCAGGGATCGATGATCCTCGAGGTGGAGAAGGTCTTGAAAGCGCACAAGCCGGGCCTGCTCGCGATCGACTCGGCCACGGCCCTGTACCGCACCGACCTTGAGAAGGGCCGCGATGCCATGCAGGCGCTCACCCGGCAGATGATCCACCTCCTTGGCTATGCCAAGCGGTACGAGATCCCGGTCATCATCACCAACCAGGTGTACATGGATACCATCAAGAACACCTTTTACGGCCTTGGGGGGACGGCACTGGAACACATCTCCAAGGTGATCGTACGCCTGGAGAAAACGGATAAGCCGGGACTGCGCAGGGCGCGCCTGGTCAAGCACCGATCCCGCCCGGAGGGTGCATCCTTCGAATACGAGATCACGGGAGACGGCATCAGTGTCCGATAG